agctgtgaagacgtcacagccactctccttcaagcgTTCTCAActcacaaacttgactatgatttagttcaaaagtcctggaaacaattcaaagagagtccttgtagaatcctgatacaaaagACACGTCCTCCTTCACCgaatggataaacttccacacccagaggccagaacgctgacaatttaacagcagccccaattagtctaattacactCAGCCAgaggtgatctcccttatttcctgtagtatttacgcagttgctctttcctagacattgccctgcatctgcgcacatcaatgaatgtctctccttccaaatccagtgatgataagTCAGTGCAGTCCAGCTCCATCCCTATATCTTAAGCTTGGCTGTAAAAGTAATAGTGATGCTTTAAAGATGAGCCTCACTGCCTCATCTTTTTAGACATATTTCCTTACCAGATTTCTCAATGCCTTCGACAATAAAAGGACTTCTAATGTGCTGCCTTCCCTGGAAAAGTTCAGAGTTGGATCTGCCATGAAAACAGCCCATGTTGAACTGGGTAGCACAAACCTCAGCGTAGAAAATGTTTTATGACATTTGGTAGTATGTCATAAACTGTTTTATGGATCATTTTAATGTCATAAAAGGTTTTATACATTGTCAATTTTCAAGTCCATGGGAGTGATGGGTCCCAGATTTTAGATACATTCTGTAAGTGAGCCTACTTGAGGTACCTTGGTTTGAAAATTGTCCTGTGATGCCCAATTGAAGGTCATGGGAAAGAGAACTATACTAGTACATAAATTATATCGCTCTGCCCAAGGTAATAGACCCATtttccccctttagctgctctcGGTCAGGCTACTGGTCTGGCAGCAAAATTTGTCATTCACTGTCACATCCCACAATGGGGTTCAGACAAATGTGAAGAACAACTGGAGGAGACAATAAAGAACTGTTTAACTGCTGCTGAAGATAAGAAGCTGAAGTCTGTGGCTTTTCCACCTTTTCCCAGTGGCAGGTATTTATTATATAAATCTTTTAATAATACTTTCCTTTTAATAATACTTTCAAGAAAATAACTGATAACACCTGGTTTTATAACATCtaattgaaatatatatttcagTATAGGATAGTCTTGTATGTGGTATTTAAAAACAACCTTCAGATGTTTCAAGGGAAGAACTATGATCCAAACTGCATATGCCCTTATATTGGCATACGTTTGTTGGCACATATTAACATTTTGTGACACATTTAATAAAACAGCTGGTAGACTTGCCAGCATAAATCTCTTTCATACATTGTGTAAAATCCCTATGCTGCGTGATGTATAGATATTTAGTAGATGATTTTTTTCATGCCATATTACCATAACAACTACTACATTTTCTTTGTTTCATGTTCCATCTTATACTTGAAATTTTGGGGCTCAATAGGCTCATATATTATTTTATGGAAGTATTTTATGGAAATTCTTTTTGATCACATTCTTTTGATTGCATTTGCATTTCCAAAGTTGTAGCTCAACAGTTAAAGacactaccgtatttttcagagtataagacgcaccagaatataagacgcacattagtttggggggaggaaaagaatctgcttaccaggtattcatctggctagcatccttagtctggtcagcttcagcacattattttatcccctggttaagggctttaaaaaaatttattctgagagagtaacaagcaacatgcttgcaagccagtaagagctggaaacatcattagcacctggaaagaaacagtctgagcaggtagagcaatggaaacaaaccttcaaagacttagggctttaaaaacattcttctttgcagagagtaacaatgaaagagcttgcaagcggtaagatctgggaacattaatagcacctgcttagggttaaaaagaaacatttgtagcaagtaaagcaatgaaaaaaaattcctacaaagacagggtttgaaaagcattcttagcagagagtaacaatgaaagagcttgcaagccaataagagctggaaacatcattagcacctggttaaggctggaaagaaactcagagcaagttagagcaatgaaaaaaaaaccctgcaaaaagaCTTAgtacttggaaaacattattcgcagggagtaaaaatgaaagagtttgcaagcaggtaagagctgtgaaaattgttaacacctggttagggctgaaaagaaacttactcagagcaagttagagcaatgaaaaaaacccagcaaagatttagggcttggaaaacatccttcgcagggagtaataatgaaagagcttgcaagtgggtaagagctgggaagttcTTTAAccgctagttagggctgaaaaaaaagctgcattcagagtataagacacccaaagtagcctcttttagggaggaaaaaggtgcatcttatactccgaaaaatacggtatgtttgtCAGTTGGAAAACTGACAGCCTGTGTTCAAGACTTAAGTGCCTCACAACAGGGCAAATTCCTGTTACTTGTCTGAGCTCCTatccacctagcagtttgaaagcatgcaaatacaagtagataaataagtaccacTTAATGGGAAGATAACCATCTTCCATGCACCTCAGCAAATAGTCTTGCTGGCCACATGGTCCCGTGACTCTTTGGACAGAAACATCCTctagagtcagacatgactggaAAGGGAAACCTTTACTTTTATTATGCATCAGTAATTACTTTGATCTATTTGTTGTAAACTCAATTTTACAATTTCCCATCTTATATTTGACTGGATTGACTGGATTGTTTGCCAGCATTTTCCCCCAACATCACTGCTTTTTACCAGTCAGTCCACACTAATATCTTTCTTTTGAGTGCTGTTACATTTGGATGGCCTGAAACTTTGCCTTAAATTATCTACCCTAGAGGGATGAATCTGTACATTACTTGGCATTGAGCCCAATTTATTTGTGGAAAACCAGGGTGAGTATCCAAAGTAAGATCCAGCTTATTAGTTATTTACTTGCGATATATAACAATTATATATTGTTATAACATTTAAGACAATGCTTTGCTACTGAACATTAATTATAAACTTTCCTTCTTTGTTTAGAAATTGTTTCCCAAAACAGACTGCAGCCCAGGTGACTCTGAAAGCCATTTCTTCCCATTTTGATGACTCCAGTCCTTCTTCCTTGAAGAACATTTACTTCCTGCTTTTTGACAGTGAGAGCATTGGCATCTATGTGCAAGAGATGGCAAAGCTAGATGCAAAGTAGTAACAGAAGCcaaatgaaaatttatttttcaACATGAATATGAGTAGGAATGGGAATTAGAAgtgggttttatttttaaaatattgtgagGACGGAATATGTGAGTAGCTTTGGAGTTTTGTGATGGGTGGAGGGCTTTTGTTATTGAGGAAGAAAGTGGGGAATTGTTTGAGAGAGTTTGAGCTGCAGATATATCATGCTTTAAGCCCTCTACATTTTGTATCTTCCCCAAGAAATTATTTTCCCAGTTAATTACATTTAATGTCTCAAGTTATTTTAGtttagatctttaaaaaaaaaaaatctcatagagTAGCAAACAATTCAATGCATCCATGAATTGAAAAATGTGGATTGTTTGCTTCCCTTTATTTTCCCACTAGTAGTTAGAAATCTTTATGTTGTGTCTATGTTCCATGATGGAGAAGATAATTTTGACTCACTTGGTGCTTTACTGTTTTATCCCAAAATAACCTGTAATTGCTGAAAAATATTTCATCTTATTTGTTTTGATAAAAAATTAGCATcatgcttttttaaaactttaacctTGAGCGTACTATTCTTGTTCGTTTCCACAAAAATTTAAAGTGActtcaaaaataattttcttGGAAGAAGACAAGTTCTGTTAATATTCTCAAATTCAATATTGTAATTAGTATTAACCAAAGGAACGGGGTGCTCTGCAACACTGGCTTTGGTCTCTTCAACTTTACTAGTACAAGAAAATATTAGAGAATCTGGCATGAATAAAGGATGGAGAGGAAAGAactggaaagggagggagggaggaattaatactattttactgaatacTGGTTTGGCATAGAAAGGCACAACACAatataagtaaatcaaacttctgtgaaatcgaactgtccacttaggaagcagtaCTGATTAATAATCAATTTCACGTGTTGTcaccacattcaactttgtacagaacaaagtatccaatgaaaatatttcattcattcagatctaaggtgtattctttgagtgttccctttatgtttttgagcagtgtataatcagTGCTAGTTACACTTTACTTTTTTCTCAACCCTTAGGCACTGGTATTTTTGCCCATCATTAACTCTTTCCCCATAAGCATTTGAATTAAAGTGCTAAAGAACATTTAAGAGTGCTTATACAGGCCATAGCACACCAATATGTGTGCATTGTGTAGATATATCTGGATAAGCCTAAACTTTGTTTTGAGTTCTATAATTGCAAGATAATAAATTCTTCCACTCCAAATTTAATTCAGATCAACTTTACCATATCCATGTGAGCTGATTAACAACGTACAAACCAACTCCAAAGTCTAATGTAAAATACAGTTTTTGCTAAGATACAATCTAGATTTTATGCTTAGTTTCCTAAAGGTAATTATGATTTCATAGAGGCAAAATATGCATTACTAAATCATCACAGTTACCATCAGTTCTGTTTTTGTTTATGGCAGTTCCATTTCTAACATGGCATATGCTGTTGCATCTTCTTCCAACTTTTTGAGATGAAAAGATCTTTACTTTTGAGAACAGTCACTAAAAGATGTCCTACATAGTATCCGCTGATTTGTCCCACTCCATCATTATTTCCCAGGGTGATCAGGAAGGTAAGCAATCCTAAAGAGGAAACACAAGATTGTTtccaaaagaagaaacaaaactgtTACCTGACTTTGCAGCTTAACTTGCAGAGTACATTTGCCTATGGTAACACAATTTCCACAGTTGGAAAGCTTGTGTAGAATTTTTTGAAAAGAATTAGGGTTGATTAATACTTTTCATGAAgggaaatgtttaaaaaaaaagctacGTTATTTATAATTGAGTATTTCAGTAAATAGCAGTGCTGTTCTATAAATAATGAGTAAAATACAGTAGAATATACTAATCCATACCCCTAATTGGTTTATGTATTGATTACTCTATTTTCCAATACAAAATCcatcctaattaggaaaaattttgaaaaaaatattgtacAAAACAACAATAGAAGAGTGTACCAGAGCTAATTATCTCTCTGCGATGCTAGCTTCAAAATACTATTAGAatttgatttagatttagatatgGAGAAGTACTTGTGCTGCATTTTAGTTAAGGATGTATACTTCAAAAGGGCACAAAAGATGCAATTCGCAATCTGACCTGGTTTATAGATTTTCAACGGCTTTTGGGTCAAACTGTTGATAATATTGGTCACCACAACGTTTGCATGGAGCTGAGCATGATACGCCATTTTTGGTTCTTTCACATCTGAGCAGTCACCAATGGCATAGATGTTGTCATATCCCACAACCTGAAGGTAGTCATTCACTTTCAAAGCACCATTATTTGCCAGCTGGTCCCCTAAGCATGGACAGAAGGAAATTGTCTATGAATTTCAACAGCTAGCAAAAAGCTACATGTACTGGTATTGTGTGGGTCATCcttcttttgatatttttttagcattaaaaaaatcctaaaacaaGCGGAAGTCTGAGATACACATAAAATGGTTAAGGGCTTATTTTACATTTGCCTGGTTTATTCAATGGGATTTATACCAATCCATTTGAAAAATGTGAATCACAGTCACAGCAAATCTAAATAAaggtcacatttatttatttatttatttattaaacatatttatatactgtactgccCAATTCCCGAAAGACTGGGTGGCTTccagcaaataaaaataatttctaaaatagtaaaaacagattccaaaacaataaaaacattcattaataaCCCCAATTAAAACATTCCTCATTTAacggtcccaggcctgctggaacagTCAGATCTTTGCGGAAGGCTGGCAAGGTGGGGAtaattcgaatctccggaggcagttggttccacagggttgaggccatcaccaagaaggctcttccccagggaccccccagccgacattgtttgctCTTTCTATACCCTATGACAATACCACGGGGGCGTTCAGACTgattcacctgaaccagtagtgacccataggtgatgtcacaatgatgtcaccgggTCGGTTGGCAACGGTCCATGGGCACAgccatctttcttttttaaaaaaattcttctgagtttccggcactgcatgcgtttgccattttgttttggggggttgggggtttttttgtttttgaaatttgggtggtggtggtgttgtaCTACACATGTGCGCATACATGAGATATGGCCATGCAGTGCAGGAGGAAAGAAACAGCAGCAacgtaagttggaacccactcctggacaATAGATATGTCCAGGAGAGTCTAcaagtctacggggaggggcggcatacaaatctaaataataataataataataataatatgtacatACATCCTCTCAAGTAAATGCTTTTGTTTATTTGCATCCCACTTTTTATTATTTgtacaaataactcaaagtggCGAACATATCCAATACCTTCCTCCTATTTATCCACTACAACATTGGCTTGCGCAGAGGGTAGAAAAACCCAAATGATGGCATCCAGGCGGGTGGGCGAAGCCTTGCGCTGCCATCGCTACCGGCTCTCCGACCACCGGCAGACACacccgaactgggagcatttacCCCTGGATTGGACTGAGAGAATATCTGTTCCCAAGTCAGCCAGCTAACTAAACCATTCCTGGTCTCTTGCTTTCCtgcttggtgccttaaccacagCACCAAACCGGCTCTTAAACTTTATTGCATTTAACACCAGGCCGCATGGTGTTATGCTATACATATCTGATGATGAAAGTATTTTATTTCATGAAAGAGCCAATCCTGAAATAATCTTCCAATTGTTCATTTAAAAAGGTTGCAGTATTAAAACTAAGGATAGTcaatcatttaaaatatttactgaaataTCAATAAAGAATGACAACTAGGATTTGAAATAGaatctccaataattaataatttgtTGGCAGAATAGTGATGGGGGAAGTAACTTACTGAATGTGCTGCTATATGCTGAAGAGTTTACTTTTATTCCAGTGCACAGAATGATCAGATTAGCAGTAACCTCTTTACCTTTATCAGTCTTCACTATAATGTTCTCCTTACATTGGTTCAAAGAGAGCGTATGGAGGTTAGAAACTTTCTGATCTATTAGGAAAACCAAAAAAGCAGACATTGCATATCAATGAACTTTGAAGGTTTACTTCAGCTTTAAGCTATTACTTAAAACCTTGGTGATTAATTTTAATtctattaatttaaaacattcagctttccatcttttAAAGTTGTCTGTCTCGATTATAAAGCAAAGCAATTTCTTTCTCTTCATGCATGCAAAATATAACAAGCAGCTTTAGCTGATGCAATTGAAATTAAAGCAATGGAATAGATTACAGTGTtacctcgatttttgcgggttcgaactttgcgaaaagtctataccacggtttttcaaaaatattaattaaaaaatactttgcaggtttttttcctataccacgggttttcctgcccaatgacgtcatatgtcatcaccaaactttcatccaactttaataaatattttttttaataaactttaataaataaacatggttgctaagggaatgggaaattgaactttaggggtttaaagtgttaagggaaggcttgtgatactgttgttcatagccaaaaatggtgtatttacttccgcatctctacttcacggaaattcgactttcgcgggcagtctcggaacgcatcccccgcgaaaatcgagggagcagtGTATCTGGTTAGAATTGGAAAGTAGATGGCAAGACACTGACAATTCTGAGTTCTGCTGGTCTTATTCAAAGCAAGAAAAAAGTGATTAAAAAACTGATAAAGCTTTGAATCCAGGATTTAtctattataggtagtcctcgacttacaactacaattgaaccccaaacttgggggtgcaaaaaacagcccaatgggcaaactggaagtttagaaaacacttccagtttgtccgttgtgctgatttttgcactcaggggtttcaggaagcttgtaaaaaagcaacacaacaggcaaaacatatgtccgtttttctgaacttctggtttgtccatttggCCCCTTTttcacatcccaggcttcagtgaggcctgtgcgcatgcatgaggaagggagggggcagcacaggggggaGGGGgtacacatgcatgggggagagAAGGGGTGTGGTCACGTGCACGCATGGTAGCACACTCAcatccccttttggcacacaaaccaaaaagggttcaccatcactggcctaggtcaggggtaggcaaagctggctcttctatgacttgtggacttcaatgcccagaattcctgagacaatcatgctagctcaggaattctgggagttgaagtccccatgtcatagaagagacaactttgcctacccctggcctaggggaaaacaaatcaatgtaaaggcagTTTACTAGGACATGTAATACTGTAATGACTACACTTATTGAGATTCAAGAGGGAAAAAGTATGTAAGCATGCACATAGCTGTTGCCACTCCTTAAAGAACTTGTATCTCTTCCTGTGCTCCCATATTAAATGGAACTGCCCTCAGGATTTTTAACATCTAATATGGACAGGCcagtttttaaaagatatttctcATATCATGTAGAAACATTACAACTACAACATGGACCTACAAGTCTATAAACTtacaaatgtataaaatatacaGCAGCAAACACACTGCAGTGGTTACATTTGACTAAGGTGTACCTTAATTTGAATTGGGTCATCATGCCCAAATGTAAATATCTTATAAGAAACAGCTTTAGTTAGtctataaatactgtattttttgaagtataagacacctttttcctccctaaaagtgggtggaaatttaGATGTGTCTTATAGACTGAATACAggttttttggcctcccaaaccctccatgTGTTCTGTTTTCGTCCTCCCTGACCCCCAGAACCACTCTGCAGTACTCTACATGTCCTGTTTTTGGGCTCCCAAGCCCTCCGTGTgccatgtttttgccctcccaggcctccagaagcactctgcagtgctccacatggcccatttttgcCAAAGATGAACCCATTTTCATAAAAAATGTACCTGTTCTTGGCCTACAGAGTGCTTCTAGGGGATGGAGAGGACAAAAACTCAAGGTATGGAGGCCAAtagttattttttctttgttttcctactgtaaatttaggtgcatcttatagtctggtgcaaattatagtctgaaaaatacaggtaTCAAGATCCCATCTTAGGTAGACAATGCAAGCTATATCGTTTGTATGCCACGTGTCTTTTTTATACATTTAGGTTCAaagcatttattttctttctgttctCACTGAGATATTaaacataatatttttaaaatgtcaaataaACCTGCCTCTAATCCCTGGTAATCTGTCAGTGATACGTTTTTTGAGTCCCATAGAGACCAAATATATCCCTTTAAATGCACACCAAAAAATCAGAGCCCTCAGTGACAGGCGACCTTGATGTAAGTTCCCTATCCCTGGAAAAGGCCATCTTTAGAGTTTAgagatctttttaaaatgttagacCAATAACAAAATACGATACCCAACAAGAGATGCACTCCCTGCTGTGTAAGTGTCTCCTTCACTGCCTCCCTGACTCTGGGGAGAAGTCCGTCATCTGCCAATGCCATTTTTGAATGAATGAGTGTGACCTAAGGACATAAATTATGTTCACTAGGTGAAAGTAagtcacagacagacagacataaattTCATACCTGTTTAATTTGGCAATATCTCAAAAATGCATCcaatctgttctttttttttggtcaacTCAAGAGTTTGTAGCTGTTTATATAACTTTCTTGACTCTAGATAATATCTAGATATCTAGATGACTCTAGATAATGTTCTGCCTGGCTAATTGCAATTAGCCACCCACGAGTCCAGAATTAAGTCAAACACATGGCAATTGAACCAAGAAAGTCTCTTATATAGAGAGGCTAAAATGTCTGCTTGAAATGCAAAACCAATTACTGTTTTACAAGTCCCAAAAGGTTTCAGTTACTCACACCAAAAGTTCACTAGACAGGTGGAGGCTTGTGCCAGAGCAGAGGAATGATCAATAAAGCCAGAGTTCAATTCAGACTCCAATTCCACACAGCCTTTTCTGGCTTGAATGTCAGAGAGTTCACAGAAATCCCAAAATAGAAAGCAAATCACGCTGctc
This genomic stretch from Erythrolamprus reginae isolate rEryReg1 chromosome 5, rEryReg1.hap1, whole genome shotgun sequence harbors:
- the AIFM2 gene encoding ferroptosis suppressor protein 1, which produces MGSNVSVDDSVRVVIVGGGFGGMEAARLLKDWGIPFILVDMRDSFHHNVAALRASVQRGFAKKTFISFSETFKESFRQGKVVGIDLETHQILLNDGKELSFSHLILATGSEGPFPGKFNELINMEMAIQAYENIAKEVEEAERVVIVGGGSAGVEMAAEVKTTYPNKEVTLIHSKMALADDGLLPRVREAVKETLTQQGVHLLLDQKVSNLHTLSLNQCKENIIVKTDKGKEVTANLIILCTGIKVNSSAYSSTFRDQLANNGALKVNDYLQVVGYDNIYAIGDCSDVKEPKMAYHAQLHANVVVTNIINSLTQKPLKIYKPGLLTFLITLGNNDGVGQISGYYVGHLLVTVLKSKDLFISKSWKKMQQHMPC